A genomic window from Cotesia glomerata isolate CgM1 linkage group LG7, MPM_Cglom_v2.3, whole genome shotgun sequence includes:
- the LOC123268665 gene encoding exostosin-2 — translation MHRVNTHLRTENSSSESRKMTPYFLRKNHQLVSSYHRNIILSLFAIVTSALTLTIIYHLFGYVNTSKEVIYSRISIDAETLASLPQVTVSRSLKSSPKNLTCTHFTCFNVYRCGQEGSKLLIYVYPLESFFDEDGTIINNLSREFLQILQAIIRSKFYTPDPYQACLFVPSIDTLNQNRLNVQAVSRALASLEFWNHGENHLIFNLVSGVFPDYNTSLDVDIGKAILAGAGFSTLTFRNNFDLSIPVFTSRNALVPGTESEGKHLIISAQININIAFEQDLQDINTNNEILILHPCLNHNPMSSSVRCKNSRVYKYPEVLNSGIFCLVIRSARYGQTVLMDSLAAGCIPVIISDSIVMPFGDLIDWKRAAVFVREVDILGVISTLKNISATRIEELRSQGQWLWNRYFNSVDAIVNTGLEIINDRIFPQESKDYNYWNSRVSSSPLFLPVTAPKTHGFTAVILTYDRVELLFSLITKIAQVPSLSKILVVWNNVKKDPPISARWPKVNKLLQVIRTKENKLSNRFYPYDEIETEAVLSIDDDIVMLTADELEFAYEVWREFPDRIVGFPSRTHTWDNETQCWRYESEWTNVISMVLTGAAFHHKYWMYLYTTSMPGDIKWWVDAHMNCEDIAMNFLIANTTGKSPIKVTPKKKFRCPECTNTEMLSADLAHMAERTKCINKFTRIYGHMPLKSVEFRADPVLFKDVFPEKLKRFNAIKSL, via the coding sequence ATGCATCGCGTAAATACCCATCTTCGAACCGAAAATTCTTCCAGTGAGTCCAGAAAAATGACTCCTTATTTCCTCCGAAAGAACCACCAGCTAGTGTCTAGCTATCACCGGAACATAATCCTGTCTTTATTCGCGATAGTGACAAGTGCGTTAACCCTGACAATCATCTACCACCTCTTCGGATACGTAAACACCTCCAAAGAAGTGATCTATTCTCGAATTTCAATCGACGCAGAAACCTTGGCGTCTCTCCCCCAAGTGACAGTCTCGAGATCCCTCAAATCCTCACCAAAGAACCTAACCTGCACACACTTCACCTGCTTCAACGTGTATCGGTGCGGACAGGAGGGCAGCAAACTGCTGATCTACGTCTACCCCCTGGAAAGTTTCTTCGACGAGGACGGCacaataataaacaacttaTCCCGTGAATTTCTGCAGATCCTCCAAGCGATAATCCGGAGCAAGTTCTACACCCCGGACCCTTACCAAGCATGTCTGTTCGTGCCTTCAATAGACACGTTGAACCAGAACAGGCTGAACGTCCAAGCAGTGAGTCGCGCGCTCGCCTCCCTGGAGTTCTGGAACCATGGTGAGAACCACCTGATCTTCAATTTAGTATCCGGCGTCTTCCCGGACTACAACACCAGCCTGGACGTGGACATCGGCAAAGCGATTCTCGCCGGTGCAGGATTTTCTACTCTAACTTTCAGGAACAACTTCGACCTGAGCATTCCAGTGTTCACCTCCAGGAACGCTTTGGTTCCTGGAACCGAGTCAGAAGGTAAGCACTTGATAATCTCCGCACAAATTAACATAAACATCGCCTTCGAGCAGGACCTGCAGGACATAAACACCAACAACGAGATCCTGATCCTCCACCCGTGCCTGAACCACAACCCGATGAGCAGTTCCGTCCGCTGCAAGAACTCCAGGGTCTATAAGTACCCAGAAGTCTTGAACTCGGGGATCTTCTGCCTGGTGATCCGCTCAGCCAGGTACGGACAAACCGTCCTGATGGACTCTTTAGCCGCTGGATGCATTCCAGTAATTATTTCAGACTCTATCGTGATGCCTTTTGGAGATCTGATCGACTGGAAGCGCGCTGCGGTGTTTGTCCGCGAGGTTGATATCTTGGGGGTCATTTCCACGCTGAAGAATATTTCTGCGACCCGCATTGAAGAACTAAGAAGCCAAGGTCAGTGGTTGTGGAACAGGTACTTCAATTCTGTTGATGCTATTGTCAACACGGGGCTGGAGATCATCAACGATAGGATTTTTCCCCAGGAAAGCAAGGACTATAATTACTGGAACAGCAGGGTTAGTTCTTCCCCGCTGTTTTTGCCGGTCACTGCGCCTAAAACTCATGGGTTCACTGCTGTTATCTTGACTTATGACCGAGTAGAGCTCCTGTTCTCGCTGATCACCAAGATTGCCCAGGTTCCGAGCTTGTCTAAGATCCTGGTGGTCTGGAACAATGTTAAGAAAGACCCACCGATCTCTGCCAGGTGGCCCAAGGTCAACAAGTTGCTCCAGGTGATCAGGACCAaggaaaataaattgtctAACAGGTTCTATCCGTATGATGAGATTGAAACTGAAGCAGTCTTGTCGATTGATGATGACATCGTGATGCTCACCGCGGACGAACTTGAGTTTGCTTATGAAGTCTGGAGGGAGTTTCCGGATAGGATTGTTGGGTTCCCTTCTAGGACTCACACCTGGGACAATGAGACACAGTGCTGGAGGTACGAGAGCGAGTGGACTAATGTCATTTCTATGGTACTCACTGGTGCTGCTTTTCATCATAAGTATTGGATGTATTTGTATACTACCTCCATGCCTGGGGATATTAAGTGGTGGGTTGATGCGCATATGAATTGCGAGGATATtgctatgaattttttgattgcTAATACTACTGGTAAGAGTCCGATTAAGGTTACGCCTAAGAAGAAATTCAGGTGTCCAGAGTGCACTAATACTGAAATGCTGTCCGCTGATTTAGCACACATGGCTGAACGGACTAAGTGTATTAATAAGTTTACTAGGATTTATGGACACATGCCTCTTAAGTCGGTTGAGTTTAGAGCTGATCCGGTTTTGTTTAAGGATGTGTTCCCGGAGAAGCTCAAGAGGTTCAATGCTATCAAGagcttgtaa
- the LOC123268647 gene encoding maestro heat-like repeat-containing protein family member 1 — protein sequence MKCQSEDKMSELSAVVGALLDGLNDKSDQVTSCINESIRQISTRSPAVVLHATIYYFELHKKITAAHTSAILRIITDTLNSTSTTNPITDPNDNSNANSTDNSNEESNSSHQTLEMPTLADSVAELAVEKLSEFEVEATEVLVALGNRFCNQAIGNILNKFEFGSIPKSSAMIRALGLIAASNPYDVVPFIKLTLTFLLPFLNQAQEEHQKLALCFVVGKFAEAINEYLGNLSTNSESRITRDSFAEEASFVFDFLTSSSWLKPASATKNRLAEAVLSALCPILLLLPTGKNLNETIKLIPSVLNFCKHPTTRFAATKLIATILIDNDRHNDNQARELLRPHLEPIQQILFELVNVTPAFETRSSLSRDALLTHYEVLQCYRAIVTLYPEEGLDLVLYHLRSPAPQSHRGRALVIIRHLINTLPTEDDLSLQRIALSIQNILGDSGGATVRHLAGPIIALLAHPSLNLLPSQRANLIRFIIIRCGDDTESQAYEEALFLLANTVAGAENWLWTALLKALLDPTYSLAVVPILRGLAALVGKVVHQMDNEGSNSFKEFSGSKVLKRCLELLEDDKNCLAVVSFLKSAAPLFGHQLKPEWDISLGKISSLLEEGNDDWKNQMVELMETSRLLEGADWAGKLSNEMVQGETIKSSTTVYLAAITDNPNHMSTLVDLSRLNPFNEVYSQAVGIAAKRHLSVIMARMQEACDIIDSQKNPTKLFGLMKNASAVTVVEATKASLLRCYGEIFATAKDPELVYKTYIAENKHVLPWIVKQLTDCKEVTTKEAGLFALEQLAKIVAAKPNSEDLTSSVVPSLKSKGACLATLLSLLQSHTGYKPIQLYPQLLKTMIALLKVPPMLTVEEQQVLMGTILDKVISASAEIDLILKKESKNHIVQRLGAVSSEMVGDSANNLAEFVEIIMPWMESKTPVERKMTLLVLRTTLKSYCHALKYTYPEGKLEAGKLLGRIICWSADSERLLRPIIIDSLALTLEIAARHHSSGHPYVEGSNDLEESKLRLISEDIKSPDDVYEGVLMLAKTVCQRVTPGEVVAMAEGLIEGLLLREENSLAAGITLSQLFRIRGDEIPRSDLYLIDNIVTQMRQIENASCRHAAATAIKSLTLHHPEEVIEHLLHQPLPPDRGTEESWREMGSDEETGLIAVDFLVNRLENNNLFAEAPSPTNGSLTNRSDINKTASLASLAAVIALGHVLQSAKSELLINSRLAELITCLIKYLAGWLHADTPASVLSTKFGFVPNRKACKLNPYRQVYTVLTNLLTVIDINVASGLLNDNPRFESDTQASDSLISTVRSVLRCLGRKAGSKDDLLISVAQSIGKLVTSQIATQRAVAIAFYGELIGQVDADPIWLDSIITTLLEARSDSSFLVRKLAIQGLSNIHKLDPQQLNEFYDNSVAALLDGLEELPNNGGLVAGGGSQVILESLRGLETLLGLQTTGRAVSPRVVLSLKSFVDKQDNWDMRLAAVGALGAVSRGWLKSLKTYDDDDVTDHLLGCLPCLTVRLEDVNSLVAKAARETLVSFSNLLQSSSLAQVIRGHLSSSANAEVNVEHFYKELVKVLVIDLPVRAQEMRNAMVRGYSRSEVAATRATAVLILGFFGQPRAEDVQRMLQLLRDKDNSVKSRAARALAFGFTT from the exons ATGAAATGTCAAAGTGAAGATAAAATGAGCGAATTGTcag CTGTAGTAGGTGCTCTACTAGACGGGCTGAACGACAAAAGTGACCAAGTAACATCCTGCATCAACGAATCAATCCGTCAGATATCAACTCGCAGCCCAGCCGTAGTTCTCCACGCGACAATATATTACTTCGAgttgcataaaaaaataacagcaGCTCATACATCAGCTATTCTGCGTATCATTACCGACACTTTGAACAGCACTAGCACCACTAATCCCATCACCGACCCCAATGATAATTCCAACGCCAATTCCACTGACAATTCCAATGAAGAATCCAACTCAAGCCACCAAACACTGGAGATGCCTACCCTGGCGGATTCCGTAGCAGAATTAGCCGTGGAAAAGCTTTCAGAATTCGAAGTAGAAGCAACCGAAGTGCTAGTCGCACTAGGTAACCGTTTCTGCAACCAAGCAATCGGCAACATCTTGAACAAGTTTGAATTCGGAAGCATCCCCAAGTCCTCAGCAATGATCCGAGCCCTGGGACTGATCGCCGCAAGCAATCCATATGACGTGGTGCCTTTCATAAAGCTGACTTTGACATTCTTGCTGCCTTTCTTGAACCAAGCGCAAGAGGAACACCAGAAACTAGCACTGTGCTTCGTGGTAGGAAAATTCGCCGAGGCGATAAACGAGTACCTTGGCAATCTAAGCACGAATTCAGAATCTCGTATCACCCGTGACAGTTTTGCCGAAGAAGCGAGCTTTGTCTTCGATTTCCTGACCAGTAGTTCCTGGTTGAAGCCAGCTTCAGCGACCAAGAACCGCCTGGCTGAAGCAGTGTTGAGCGCACTGTGTCCAATTTTGCTGCTTCTGCCAACTGGTAAGAATCTAAACGAAACAATAAAGTTAATCCCGTCGGTACTAAACTTCTGCAAGCACCCAACGACGCGGTTCGCCGCTACCAAGCTGATAGCCACCATCCTGATCGACAACGACCGCCACAACGACAACCAAGCCCGGGAACTGCTGCGTCCTCACCTGGAACCGATTCAGCAGATTCTCTTTGAGTTGGTGAACGTGACTCCTGCCTTTGAAACAAGGTCCAGTTTGTCCAGAGACGCTCTGTTGACCCACTATGAAGTTCTCCAGTGCTATCGGGCGATAGTCACTCTGTACCCAGAAGAAGGGCTGGACCTGGTCCTGTACCACCTGAGATCTCCAGCTCCGCAGTCGCATCGCGGCAGGGCTCTGGTGATCATAAGACACCTGATCAACACCCTGCCAACGGAGGACGACCTTTCGCTCCAGCGTATCGCTCTGAGCATCCAAAACATCCTTGGAGACAGTGGAGGTGCCACAGTTCGTCATCTAGCTGGTCCGATAATTGCACTGCTGGCGCATCCTAGTCTTAATCTCTTGCCTTCGCAGCGCGCAAACTTGATCCGCTTCATCATAATCCGGTGTGGTGATGATACAGAAAGCCAAGCGTACGAAGAAGCTTTGTTCTTGCTAGCGAACACAGTTGCTGGGGCGGAAAACTGGCTCTGGACTGCTTTGCTGAAGGCTTTGCTAGACCCGACGTATTCATTGGCAGTGGTGCCGATTCTTCGGGGCCTGGCGGCTCTGGTGGGAAAAGTAGTTCATCAGATGGACAATGAAGGTAGCAACTCTTTCAAAGAATTCTCTGGGTCGAAAGTTCTAAAAAGATGCTTGGAATTGCTGGAGGATGATAAAAATTGCCTGGCAGTGGTGTCGTTTTTAAAATCCGCGGCTCCGTTGTTTGGACACCAGCTGAAACCCGAGTGGGACATCTCGCTGGGGAAGATATCTTCTCTTCTGGAAGAAGGGAATGATGATTGGAAAAACCAAATGGTAGAGCTTATGGAGACCAGTCGGCTGTTAGAAGGCGCTGATTGGGCTGGAAAGCTTTCCAATGAGATGGTTCAGGGAGAAACTATTAAAAGCTCCACAACTGTTTATCTCGCAGCGATTACTGATAATCCTAATCACATGTCTACTCTTGTAGATCTTTCAAGACTTAATCCCTTTAACGAAGTGTATTCTCAAGCGGTAGGAATTGCAGCCAAGCGCCACCTGTCGGTAATTATGGCCAGAATGCAAGAAGCATGCGACATTATCGACAGCCAAAAGAATCCCACAAAGTTATTTGGGCTAATGAAAAACGCGTCCGCTGTCACTGTAGTCGAAGCGACTAAAGCAAGCTTGCTTCGTTGTTACGGAGAAATTTTTGCAACTGCTAAGGATCCTGAGCTAGTTTACAAAACTTACATTGCGGAGAACAAACACGTGCTGCCGTGGATTGTCAAGCAGCTGACGGATTGCAAGGAAGTTACTACTAAAGAAGCTGGGCTGTTTGCTTTGGAACAATTGGCCAAGATTGTCGCAGCTAAGCCGAATTCTGAAGATCTGACTTCAAGTGTTGTGCCGAGTTTGAAGTCCAAGGGGGCGTGCTTGGCGACCTTGCTGTCGCTTTTGCAGTCTCACACTGGGTACAAGCCGATTCAGCTGTACCCCCAGCTGCTGAAGACGATGATCGCGCTGCTAAAAGTCCCACCGATGCTGACTGTCGAGGAGCAACAAGTGCTGATGGGGACTATTTTAGACAAGGTGATCAGCGCTAGTGCGGAAATCGACTTGATTTTGAAGAAAGAATCCAAGAATCATATCGTCCAGAGGCTTGGAGCAGTCAGCAGTGAAATGGTCGGTGATTCTGCTAACAATTTAGCTGAGTTTGTCGAGATTATCATGCCCTGGATGGAGTCTAAAACTCCAGTGGAGCGTAAGATGACCTTGCTGGTTCTTAGAACCACTTTGAAGTCTTACTGCCATGCGCTTAAGTACACCTACCCTGAAGGAAAGTTAGAAGCTGGGAAGCTTCTAGGCAGAATAATCTGCTGGTCAGCAGACTCCGAGCGTCTGCTCCGGCCGATTATCATCGACTCTTTGGCTCTTACTCTAGAAATAGCCGCAAGACACCACAGCAGTGGCCACCCATATGTCGAAGGTAGCAACGATCTGGAAGAATCCAAGCTCCGGTTGATCAGCGAGGACATCAAGTCCCCTGACGACGTCTACGAAGGCGTCCTGATGCTCGCCAAGACAGTCTGCCAAAGAGTGACTCCTGGGGAAGTGGTAGCAATGGCCGAGGGCTTGATAGAAGGACTCTTGCTAAGGGAAGAAAACTCCCTAGCAGCTGGAATCACCCTGAGCCAGTTGTTTCGGATCAGAGGCGATGAAATCCCCAGGTCTGACTTGTACCTGATTGACAATATCGTCACCCAGATGCGCCAGATAGAGAACGCCAGTTGCAGACACGCTGCTGCTACTGCCATCAAATCTCTGACTCTCCATCACCCGGAAGAGGTGATAGAGCACCTGTTGCACCAGCCCTTGCCCCCGGACCGCGGTACTGAGGAAAGCTGGAGGGAAATGGGCAGTGATGAAGAGACAGGCCTGATAGCGGTAGATTTCCTGGTGAACCGCTTGGAGAATAACAATCTGTTCGCGGAAGCTCCGTCGCCAACCAACGGATCCTTAACCAATCGCAGTGATATCAACAAAACAGCTTCCCTGGCGTCTTTAGCAGCAGTGATAGCTCTAGGACACGTTCTCCAATCAGCAAAGTCGGAACTGTTGATAAATTCACGGCTTGCTGAGCTGATCACCTGCTTGATAAAGTACTTGGCTGGTTGGTTGCACGCAGACACGCCTGCTTCTGTCTTGAGTACCAAGTTTGGATTCGTTCCCAATCGCAAGGCCTGCAAGTTGAACCCTTATAGGCAAGTCTACACAGTCTTGACGAACCTGCTGACTGTCATTGATATCAACGTCGCCTCAGGGCTGCTGAATGACAACCCGAGGTTTGAATCCGACACTCAAGCTAGTGATAGCTTGATATCTACAGTGCGTTCAGTCCTCCGGTGTCTTGGAAGGAAGGCTGGGTCTAAAGACGACTTGCTGATCTCCGTAGCTCAATCTATCGGGAAGCTGGTGACCAGCCAGATAGCTACTCAAAGAGCCGTAGCGATTGCGTTTTACGGAGAGTTGATCGGTCAGGTTGATGCAGACCCAATTTGGCTGGACTCCATCATCACCACGTTGTTAGAAGCCAGGTCTGATTCTTCCTTTCTGGTGAGGAAGCTAGCGATCCAAGGACTGTCTAATATTCACAAACTGGATCCCCAGCAGctgaatgaattttatgacaatAGTGTGGCGGCGCTGCTAGACGGGTTGGAGGAACTGCCGAACAATGGCGGGCTGGTAGCTGGTGGAGGTAGCCAGGTGATTCTTGAATCTTTAAGAGGGTTGGAGACTCTGCTGGGGCTTCAGACTACCGGCAGGGCTGTTAGTCCGAGAGTTGTGTTGTCCTTGAAGTCTTTTGTTGACAAGCAGGACAACTGGGACATGCGGCTGGCTGCCGTTGGAGCTCTGGGAGCTGTTTCTCGCGGGTGGTTGAAATCTTTGAAGActtatgatgatgatgacgtTACTGATCATCTTCTGGGATGCTTGCCTTGTTTGACGGTCAGGCTTGAGGATGTTAACAGCCTGGTTGCAAAAGCTGCTCGAGAAACTTTGGTTAGCTTTTCAAATCTTCTGCAGTCTTCGTCTCTTGCTCAGGTTATTAGAGGACATCTTTCTTCTTCGGCTAATGCTGAGGTTAATGTTGAGCATTTCTACAAAGAGCTGGTTAAGGTCTTGGTGATTGACCTGCCGGTCAGGGCTCAGGAGATGAGGAATGCCATGGTTCGGGGGTACTCCAGGTCAGAGGTTGCTGCTACTCGCGCTACTGCGGTTCTTATTTTGGGGTTCTTTGGGCAGCCCAGGGCTGAAGATGTTCAAAGGATGCTACAGCTGCTTAGGGATAAGGACAATAGTGTTAAGTCCAGGGCTGCTAGGGCACTCGCTTTTGGGTTTACTACTTGA
- the LOC123268713 gene encoding uncharacterized protein LOC123268713, with protein MGSPSHLCHRKNKLINEMEDETIEDISESVDDLRERLANVKRMMKEQSGYTLGELAAKKKGKSDVINGDLLSLIFAGVFFVVMGASCWAFYNLYRAVLKKFPSHHTEL; from the exons ATGGGATCACCGAGTCATTTGTGTCATCGAAAAAATAAAc tgaTCAACGAAATGGAAGATGAAACAATAGAAGACATCTCGGAGTCCGTTGATGACTTGAGAGAACGATTAGCAAATGTCAAGAGGATGATGAAGGAGCAGAGTGGCTACACCCTGGGCGAACTCGCGGCCAAGAAGAAAGGAAAATCTGATGTTATAAATGGCGACTTATTGTCTTTGATTTTTGCTGGTGTTTTCTTTGTTGTTATGGGTGCTAGTTGTTGGGCTTTTTATAATCTTTATCGAGCTGTTCTCAAAAAGTTTCCCTCTCATCATACTGaactttaa